The genomic DNA TTGATCAggttttgaatttggttttgttgcaGCAAGCAAAGATTGAAGAAGTGCAGAAGAAATGGAATGATGCTTGTGTGCGTCTTCATCCTAGCTTTCATAACAAGAACGAGAGGATTGTTCCGATTCCGGTTCCTATAACGTTGTCGACAAGCTCTTATGGTCCTAATATGCTTCTTCGTCAGCCGTTACAGCCTAAGTTACATCCCAATAGAGAGTTGCGTGAGAGGGTGCAGTTGAAACCTATGAGCTCTTTGGTGACTGAGCAGGCTAAGAAGAAGAGTCCTCCTGGGAGCCCGGTTCAGACAGATCTTGTTCTTGGACGAGCAGAGGTATGTCGATTTGAATATTCCTTATACTCTGATGGAAGTGTTTGTGGATCGAAATTACAAAACCTGACGTTGAATACTTGCGTTTTGCGTATTTCAGGATTCAGAGAAAGCTGGAGATGTGCAAGTGAGAGATTTTCTCGGCTGCATATCTTCTGAATCAgtgcagaacaacaataagATCAGTGTTTTGCCTAAGGAGAATCTTGGGAATTCGTTAGACATTGATTTATTCAAGAAGCTCTTGAAAGGAATGACCGAGAAAGTGTGGTGGCAGAACGATGCAGCAGCTGCGGTGGCTGCAACAGTTAGTCAATGCAAGCTAGGGAACGGGAAACGACGTGGTGTTTTATCGAAGGGAGATGTCTGGTTACTGTTTTCAGGACCTGATAGAGTTGGGAAGAGGAAAATGGCGTCGTCTCTGTCTTCCCTTGTGTACGGGACGAATCCAACTATGATTCAGCTCGGCTCGAGACAGGATGCTGGAGATGGAAACCCTAGTTTCCGTGGCAAAACCGCGTTGGATAAGATTGCGGAAACTGTGAAGAGGAGTCCGTTTTCTGTTATCTTGCTTGAAGATATTGACGAGGCGGATATGTTGGTGCGTGGTAGCATAAAACAGGCTATGGATAGAGGCAGGATTCGTGACTCGCACGGCCGTGAGATCAGTTTAGGTAACGTGATCTTTGTTATGACAGCGAGCTGGCATTTCGCATCAGAGACGAAAACGTCGTTCCTAGACAATGAAGCAAAGCTAAGGGACTTGGCGAGTGAAAGCTGGCGTTTGAGGTTGTGCATGCGGGAGAAGTTTGGGAAACGACGAGCGAGTTGGCTGTGTAACGACGAGGAGAGGGTGACGAAACCGAAGAAAGAACATGGTTCGGGTTTATCTTTCGATTTGAACCAAGCTGCTGATACGGATGATGGTTCTCATAATACAAGCGATCTAACAACAGATAATGATCAAGAAGAGCAAGGCTTTAGTGGGAAACTGTCGCTGCAGTGCGTTCCATTTGCGTTCCATGATTTGGTCAGCCGTGTAGACGATGCGGTAGCATTTCGAGCGGTTGATTTCGGAGCTGTGAGACGGAGAATCACAGAAACATTATCTGAGAGATTCGCTACAACCGTGGGCGAATCATTATCGATAGAAGTCGAAGACGAGGCGCTTCAGAGAATCTTGAGCGGAGTGTGGTTAGGCCATACAGAGCTAGAGGAATGGATCGAAAAGGCGATTGTTCCGGTCCTGAGCCAGCTCAAGGCTAGAGTGTCGTCTTCTGGTACTTACGGTGACCGTACAGTAGCTCGGCTGGAGCT from Camelina sativa cultivar DH55 chromosome 2, Cs, whole genome shotgun sequence includes the following:
- the LOC104734766 gene encoding protein SUPPRESSOR OF MAX2 1-like, whose amino-acid sequence is MRAGLSTIQQTLTPEAATVLNQSISEAARRNHGQTTPLHVATTLLASPAGFLRRACIRSHPNSSHPLQCRALELCFSVALERLPTATATPPNNNDPPISNALMAALKRAQAHQRRGCPEQQQQPLLAVKVELEQLIISILDDPSVSRVMREASFSSPAVKATIEQSLNNSTPTPVPSVGLNFRPGGGGGGAPITRNSYLNPRLQQSAATSAVVNKNDDVDRVMDILGRAKKKNPVLVGDSEPGRVIREIFKKIEVGEVGNLAVKNSEVVHLEEISSDKALRIRELDGLLETRLKNSDPGGGGVILDLGDLKWLVEQPSSTQPPVTVAVEVGRTAVAELRRLLEKFEGRLWFIGTATCETYLRCQVYHPSMETDWDLQAVSAAAKAPVSGVFPRLANNLESFTPLKSFVPANRTLKCCPQCLQSYERELAEIDSVSSPEVVKSEVAQQKQLPQWLLKAKPVDRLPQAKIEEVQKKWNDACVRLHPSFHNKNERIVPIPVPITLSTSSYGPNMLLRQPLQPKLHPNRELRERVQLKPMSSLVTEQAKKKSPPGSPVQTDLVLGRAEDSEKAGDVQVRDFLGCISSESVQNNNKISVLPKENLGNSLDIDLFKKLLKGMTEKVWWQNDAAAAVAATVSQCKLGNGKRRGVLSKGDVWLLFSGPDRVGKRKMASSLSSLVYGTNPTMIQLGSRQDAGDGNPSFRGKTALDKIAETVKRSPFSVILLEDIDEADMLVRGSIKQAMDRGRIRDSHGREISLGNVIFVMTASWHFASETKTSFLDNEAKLRDLASESWRLRLCMREKFGKRRASWLCNDEERVTKPKKEHGSGLSFDLNQAADTDDGSHNTSDLTTDNDQEEQGFSGKLSLQCVPFAFHDLVSRVDDAVAFRAVDFGAVRRRITETLSERFATTVGESLSIEVEDEALQRILSGVWLGHTELEEWIEKAIVPVLSQLKARVSSSGTYGDRTVARLELDEDSSERNNGDLLPTSITLAV